One segment of Massilia sp. Se16.2.3 DNA contains the following:
- the def gene encoding peptide deformylase, protein MALLNILRYPDPRLHKVAKPVTEFGDRLAKLVADMSETMYDAPGVGLAATQVDVHERVVVIDISETHDELIVFVNPEITWASEEKQVYDEGCLSVPGVYDGVERPARVKVRAQDAKGAFFEKECDGLLAVCIQHEMDHLMGKVFVEYLSPLKRNRIKAKLQKEERGMEREAAMRAAGRR, encoded by the coding sequence ATGGCTCTCCTGAATATCCTGCGCTACCCCGATCCCCGCCTGCACAAGGTCGCCAAGCCGGTGACCGAATTCGGCGATCGCCTCGCCAAGCTCGTGGCCGACATGAGCGAGACCATGTACGACGCGCCCGGCGTCGGCCTGGCCGCAACCCAGGTCGATGTGCACGAACGCGTGGTCGTGATCGACATCAGCGAGACCCACGACGAGCTGATCGTTTTTGTGAATCCGGAAATCACCTGGGCCAGCGAAGAAAAGCAGGTCTACGACGAAGGCTGCCTGTCGGTGCCCGGCGTCTATGACGGCGTGGAACGTCCGGCGCGCGTGAAAGTGCGTGCGCAGGACGCGAAAGGCGCGTTTTTCGAGAAAGAATGCGATGGCCTGCTGGCCGTGTGCATCCAGCACGAGATGGACCACCTGATGGGCAAGGTCTTCGTTGAATACCTGTCGCCGCTGAAACGCAACCGCATCAAGGCCAAGCTGCAGAAGGAAGAGCGCGGCATGGAACGCGAGGCCGCCATGCGCGCCGCCGGCCGTCGTTGA
- a CDS encoding ABC transporter permease yields the protein MTAFLALVRKDLILFVHDRRALLVSLALPIIIATFFGFLFGGGDKQNSAIELALVMEDDSGTAKAIAAGLEADPGLALVRMTAQQARQAVRTGERKAAIVIPAGFGEAASGALFGPAEKPEIGLLYDPSQPAVLSMVKGMLTQQVMQVVSSEMFGGPGGREATERNLAMLKEQPESADTLALRDILVSVQKYQALPQPTDGAAAARGMSVPFTTSDEGVGGGKRAGPEGYNAFAHAFAGMGVQFLLFMGIDMGAGLLQARRSGVWNRLLAAPVPLSTLLLARAASSALIAFGVMCAIFAFAVLVFDVEIASVAGFAGVALCFALVTASFGVLIAAFGKTPEVARGLALFATLLMVMLGGAWMPSFMFPVWLQKASVAVPTRWAVEGLDAVTWRGLDLDAVMPAMAAQLGFALLFAVLAVWKFRRIED from the coding sequence ATGACCGCCTTTCTCGCCCTGGTCCGCAAGGACCTGATCCTGTTCGTGCACGACCGCCGCGCCCTGCTCGTGAGCCTGGCGCTGCCGATCATCATCGCCACCTTTTTCGGCTTCCTGTTCGGCGGCGGCGACAAGCAGAACAGCGCCATCGAACTGGCCCTGGTGATGGAAGACGACAGCGGCACCGCCAAAGCCATCGCCGCCGGCCTGGAAGCGGACCCTGGCCTGGCGCTGGTGCGCATGACGGCGCAGCAGGCGCGCCAGGCGGTGCGCACGGGCGAACGCAAGGCCGCCATCGTCATCCCGGCGGGCTTTGGCGAAGCGGCCAGCGGCGCCCTGTTCGGTCCGGCCGAGAAGCCGGAAATCGGCCTGCTGTACGACCCCTCGCAGCCGGCCGTGCTGTCGATGGTCAAGGGCATGCTCACCCAGCAGGTGATGCAGGTGGTATCGAGCGAGATGTTCGGCGGCCCCGGTGGCCGCGAAGCCACCGAGCGCAACCTGGCCATGCTGAAGGAACAGCCGGAATCGGCTGACACGCTGGCGCTGCGCGACATCCTCGTCAGCGTGCAGAAGTACCAGGCCTTGCCGCAGCCGACCGACGGCGCGGCCGCCGCGCGCGGGATGTCGGTGCCGTTTACCACCAGCGACGAAGGCGTGGGCGGCGGCAAGCGCGCCGGCCCGGAGGGCTACAACGCCTTTGCCCATGCGTTTGCCGGCATGGGCGTGCAGTTCCTGCTGTTCATGGGCATCGACATGGGGGCGGGCCTGCTGCAGGCGCGCCGCAGCGGCGTCTGGAACCGCCTGCTGGCCGCGCCCGTGCCGCTGTCGACCCTGCTGCTGGCGCGCGCCGCCTCGAGCGCGCTGATCGCCTTTGGCGTCATGTGCGCGATCTTCGCCTTCGCCGTGCTCGTGTTCGATGTGGAGATCGCCAGTGTCGCCGGTTTCGCCGGCGTCGCGCTGTGCTTTGCACTGGTTACCGCCAGCTTCGGCGTCCTGATTGCCGCCTTCGGCAAGACGCCGGAGGTGGCGCGCGGCCTGGCGCTGTTCGCCACGCTGCTGATGGTGATGCTGGGTGGCGCGTGGATGCCGTCCTTCATGTTCCCGGTCTGGCTGCAAAAGGCCTCGGTGGCCGTGCCGACGCGCTGGGCGGTGGAAGGGCTGGACGCGGTCACCTGGCGCGGCCTCGACCTGGACGCGGTGATGCCGGCGATGGCGGCGCAGCTGGGCTTTGCCTTGCTGTTTGCGGTGCTGGCCGTATGGAAGTTCCGCCGTATAGAAGATTGA
- the fmt gene encoding methionyl-tRNA formyltransferase produces the protein MKVVFAGTPEFAATALRALIEAGFEIPPVLTQPDRPAGRGMQLQASSVKQLALAHGIEVLQPLSLRMDSKDPQRAEEARAAHERLVALDYDAMVVAAYGLILPRSTLDIAPCINIHGSLLPRWRGAAPIHRAIESGDVETGVTIMQMEEGLDTGPMLLIERVAIGQDDTTASLHDKLAGLGGRMIVEALRRMARGDLPATVQPEEGVTYAAKISKDEARLDFTLPAPVLARKVRAFNPFPAAQGTLNGTVIKIWEAKLADGRGTPGQVLAADADGIVVACGEGALRLLQLQKPGGKRLAAAEFLKGFPLEGLQFA, from the coding sequence ATGAAAGTCGTCTTCGCCGGCACGCCGGAATTTGCCGCTACCGCCCTGCGCGCGCTGATCGAGGCCGGCTTCGAGATTCCCCCGGTGCTGACCCAGCCCGACCGCCCGGCCGGCCGCGGCATGCAGCTGCAGGCTTCCAGCGTCAAGCAGCTGGCGCTGGCGCACGGCATCGAGGTGCTGCAGCCGCTGTCGCTGCGCATGGATAGTAAAGACCCGCAGCGTGCCGAGGAAGCGCGCGCCGCCCATGAACGCCTGGTGGCACTCGACTACGACGCCATGGTGGTGGCGGCCTATGGCCTGATCCTGCCGCGCAGCACGCTCGATATCGCACCCTGCATCAATATCCACGGCTCGCTGTTGCCACGCTGGCGCGGCGCCGCGCCGATCCACCGTGCCATTGAAAGTGGCGACGTCGAGACCGGCGTGACCATCATGCAGATGGAGGAAGGCCTGGATACCGGCCCGATGCTGCTGATCGAGCGCGTCGCGATCGGGCAGGACGATACCACCGCTTCCCTGCACGACAAGCTGGCCGGGCTCGGCGGCAGGATGATCGTCGAGGCACTCCGACGGATGGCGCGCGGCGACCTGCCGGCAACCGTGCAGCCCGAGGAAGGCGTGACCTATGCGGCCAAGATCAGCAAGGACGAAGCCCGGCTCGACTTCACCCTGCCGGCGCCCGTGCTCGCGCGCAAGGTGCGTGCCTTCAACCCCTTCCCCGCCGCACAAGGCACGCTCAATGGCACTGTGATCAAGATCTGGGAGGCAAAGCTTGCCGATGGCAGGGGCACGCCTGGACAAGTGCTGGCGGCCGACGCCGACGGTATCGTGGTGGCCTGCGGCGAAGGCGCGCTGCGTCTGCTGCAATTACAAAAGCCCGGCGGCAAGCGCCTGGCTGCCGCGGAATTCCTGAAGGGCTTCCCGCTCGAAGGCCTGCAGTTCGCGTGA
- the metH gene encoding methionine synthase has protein sequence MILDGAMGTIIQQYKLDETAYRGGPDGRFAAFAAPESAGHRELFVKGNNELLTLTQPQVIQEIHERYLAAGADLIETNTFGATSVAQDDYHMGHLAYEMNVEAAKLARAACDKYSTPDKPRFVAGALGPTPKTASISPDVNDPAARNITFDQLVASYHEQVRGLVDGGVDVLLVETIFDTLNCKAALFAIDLYFDEHPEQVRKPIMISGTVTDASGRILSGQTVPAFWNSVRHAKPLTIGLNCALGAALMRPYAEELAQIADTFVCIYPNAGLPNPMSDTGFDELPADTSALLREFADAGFINIAGGCCGTTPEHIQAISGLLSTARPRTVPDVPVAMRLSGLEPFTVDESSLFVNVGERTNVTGSKAFARMILNEQFDEALSVARQQVENGAQVIDINMDEAMLDSQAAMTRFLNLIASEPDISRVPIMIDSSKWSVIEAGLKCVQGKAIVNSISMKEGEAEFIRQAKLCRRYGAAVIVMAFDEQGQADTFERKTEICARAYTVLTEQVGFPPEDIIFDPNIFAIATGIEEHDNYAVDFINATRWIRKNLPHAKVSGGVSNVSFSFRGNDPAREAIHTVFLYHAIQAGMTMGIVNAGMVGVYDDLPAELRERVEDVVLNRRKDATERMIEFAGSLKAGGGKQEQNLEWRNAPVAKRLAHALVHGITQWIVEDTEEARLAVASSGGRPIHVIEGPLMDGMNVVGDLFGQGKMFLPQVVKSARVMKQAVAHLVPYIEEEKAREEERTGVVAKPKGKIVIATVKGDVHDIGKNIVSVVLQCNNFEIVNMGVMVPCSDILAKAKEENADIVGLSGLITPSLEEMAHVAREMQRDPWFRERGIPLLIGGATTSRAHTAVKIAPHYDGPVVYVPDASRSVSVGQSLLTEESRLQYMAEIKADYERIREQHANKKALPMVTLEQARANKAKLDFAPVKPKFIGRRVFKNVELGTLSRYIDWGPFFQTWDLAGPFPAILTDEVVGEAASKVFEEGQAMLKKIIEGRWLTANGAIALLPANTVNDDDIEIYTDETREKVAFTWHGLRQQGVKPVVDGVQRPNQCLADFIAPKASGVADYIGMFAVTAGLGIEKHEQRFEDAHDDYSSIMLKALADRLAEAFAEYLHERVRTDLWGYAAGEDLNNAELIAEEYLGIRPAPGYPACPEHTVKKELFETLQAEEIGMQLTESYAMYPGAAVSGFYLAHPDSKYFVVGKIGDDQVSDMARRRGMEKSEVERHLAPNLS, from the coding sequence ATGATCCTGGATGGCGCGATGGGCACCATCATCCAGCAATACAAACTCGACGAAACGGCTTACCGCGGCGGCCCGGATGGCCGTTTCGCCGCCTTCGCCGCACCGGAAAGCGCGGGACATCGCGAACTCTTCGTCAAGGGCAACAACGAGCTGCTGACGCTGACCCAGCCGCAGGTCATCCAGGAAATCCACGAGCGCTACCTTGCCGCCGGTGCCGACCTGATCGAGACGAATACCTTCGGCGCCACCAGCGTGGCCCAGGACGACTATCACATGGGCCACCTGGCCTATGAGATGAACGTCGAGGCCGCCAAACTGGCGCGCGCCGCCTGCGACAAATACAGCACGCCGGATAAACCGCGCTTCGTCGCCGGCGCCCTCGGGCCGACCCCGAAGACGGCCTCGATTTCGCCCGACGTGAACGACCCGGCAGCGCGCAACATCACCTTCGATCAGTTGGTCGCGAGCTATCACGAGCAGGTCCGCGGCCTGGTCGATGGTGGCGTCGACGTGCTGCTGGTCGAGACCATCTTCGATACCCTGAACTGCAAGGCCGCGCTGTTCGCCATCGACCTGTATTTCGACGAGCATCCCGAGCAGGTCCGCAAACCCATCATGATCTCGGGCACCGTCACCGACGCTTCCGGCCGCATCCTCTCGGGCCAGACCGTTCCGGCCTTCTGGAATTCGGTACGTCACGCCAAGCCGCTGACCATCGGCCTGAACTGCGCGCTGGGCGCGGCGCTGATGCGCCCGTACGCCGAGGAGCTGGCGCAAATCGCCGATACCTTTGTCTGCATTTACCCGAACGCCGGCCTGCCCAACCCGATGAGCGACACGGGGTTCGACGAGCTGCCCGCCGACACCTCGGCCCTGCTGCGCGAATTCGCCGACGCCGGCTTCATCAATATCGCCGGCGGCTGCTGCGGCACGACGCCCGAGCACATTCAGGCGATCTCCGGGCTGCTCTCGACCGCCAGGCCGCGCACGGTGCCGGACGTGCCGGTTGCCATGCGCCTGTCGGGCCTGGAGCCGTTCACGGTCGACGAATCCTCGCTCTTCGTGAACGTCGGCGAGCGTACCAACGTTACCGGCTCGAAGGCGTTTGCGCGCATGATCCTGAACGAGCAGTTCGACGAGGCCTTGTCGGTGGCGCGCCAGCAGGTCGAGAACGGCGCGCAAGTTATCGACATCAACATGGACGAGGCGATGCTCGACTCGCAGGCGGCGATGACGCGCTTCCTGAACCTGATCGCCTCGGAGCCGGACATCTCGCGCGTGCCGATCATGATCGACTCCTCGAAGTGGAGCGTGATCGAAGCGGGCCTGAAATGCGTGCAAGGTAAAGCCATCGTCAACTCGATCTCGATGAAGGAAGGCGAAGCGGAATTCATCCGCCAGGCGAAACTGTGCCGCCGCTACGGCGCCGCCGTCATCGTGATGGCCTTCGACGAGCAGGGCCAGGCCGATACCTTCGAGCGCAAGACGGAAATCTGCGCGCGCGCTTATACCGTGCTGACGGAGCAAGTGGGCTTCCCACCGGAAGACATCATCTTCGACCCGAACATCTTCGCGATCGCCACCGGCATTGAGGAACACGACAACTACGCGGTCGATTTCATCAATGCCACCCGCTGGATCCGCAAGAACCTGCCGCACGCGAAAGTGTCGGGCGGCGTTTCCAACGTCTCGTTCAGCTTCCGCGGCAACGATCCGGCGCGCGAAGCGATCCACACCGTATTCCTCTACCACGCGATCCAGGCCGGCATGACCATGGGTATCGTGAACGCCGGCATGGTCGGCGTCTATGACGATTTGCCGGCGGAGCTGCGCGAGCGTGTGGAGGACGTGGTGCTGAACCGTCGCAAGGACGCGACCGAGCGCATGATCGAATTCGCCGGCAGCCTGAAGGCCGGCGGCGGCAAGCAGGAGCAGAACCTCGAGTGGAGGAATGCCCCGGTCGCGAAACGCCTGGCACATGCGCTGGTGCACGGCATCACCCAGTGGATCGTCGAAGACACCGAAGAGGCACGCCTGGCCGTGGCCAGTAGCGGCGGCCGCCCGATCCACGTGATCGAAGGCCCGCTGATGGACGGCATGAATGTCGTCGGCGACCTGTTCGGCCAGGGCAAGATGTTCCTGCCGCAGGTGGTGAAATCGGCGCGCGTGATGAAGCAGGCCGTGGCCCACCTGGTGCCGTATATCGAAGAAGAAAAGGCGCGCGAGGAAGAGCGCACCGGCGTCGTGGCGAAACCGAAGGGCAAGATCGTGATCGCCACGGTGAAAGGCGACGTCCACGACATCGGCAAGAACATCGTCTCGGTGGTCTTGCAGTGCAATAACTTCGAGATCGTGAACATGGGCGTGATGGTGCCCTGCTCCGACATCCTCGCCAAGGCCAAGGAAGAGAATGCCGACATCGTTGGCCTGTCCGGCCTGATCACGCCCTCGCTGGAAGAAATGGCCCACGTCGCGCGCGAGATGCAGCGCGACCCGTGGTTCCGCGAGCGCGGCATCCCGCTGCTGATTGGCGGCGCCACCACCAGCCGCGCCCACACCGCCGTCAAGATCGCGCCGCACTACGATGGCCCGGTGGTCTATGTGCCGGACGCCTCGCGTTCGGTGTCGGTCGGCCAGTCGCTGCTGACGGAGGAATCGCGCCTGCAGTACATGGCCGAGATCAAGGCCGACTATGAACGCATCCGCGAGCAGCACGCCAACAAGAAGGCGCTGCCGATGGTCACGCTCGAGCAGGCGCGCGCCAACAAGGCCAAGCTGGACTTTGCACCGGTGAAACCGAAGTTCATCGGCCGGCGCGTGTTCAAGAACGTGGAACTCGGCACGCTTTCGCGCTACATCGACTGGGGTCCGTTCTTCCAGACCTGGGACCTGGCCGGTCCTTTCCCTGCCATTCTCACCGACGAAGTCGTCGGCGAAGCGGCCTCGAAAGTGTTCGAGGAAGGCCAGGCGATGCTCAAGAAGATCATCGAGGGCCGCTGGCTCACGGCGAATGGCGCCATCGCGCTGCTGCCTGCCAACACCGTGAACGACGACGACATCGAAATCTATACGGACGAAACCCGCGAGAAAGTGGCCTTCACCTGGCACGGCCTGCGCCAGCAAGGCGTGAAACCCGTGGTGGACGGCGTGCAGCGTCCGAACCAGTGCCTGGCCGATTTCATCGCGCCAAAAGCGTCCGGCGTGGCCGACTATATCGGCATGTTTGCCGTCACCGCCGGTCTCGGCATCGAGAAGCACGAGCAGCGCTTCGAGGATGCCCACGACGACTACTCGTCGATCATGCTCAAGGCGCTGGCCGACCGCCTGGCCGAGGCCTTCGCCGAGTACCTGCACGAGCGCGTGCGGACCGATTTGTGGGGCTATGCGGCGGGCGAAGACCTGAACAACGCCGAGCTGATCGCGGAAGAATATCTTGGTATCCGTCCGGCCCCGGGCTACCCGGCCTGCCCCGAGCACACGGTCAAGAAGGAATTGTTCGAGACCCTGCAGGCCGAGGAGATCGGCATGCAGCTGACCGAGTCATATGCCATGTATCCGGGCGCGGCGGTGTCCGGCTTCTATCTTGCCCATCCGGACTCGAAGTATTTTGTCGTCGGCAAAATCGGCGACGACCAGGTAAGCGACATGGCGCGCCGCCGCGGCATGGAGAAGAGCGAGGTCGAACGCCACCTGGCGCCGAACCTGTCCTGA
- a CDS encoding SPW repeat protein gives MAMHLATRRWQDQGILLLGLWLFVSPWAMGYPSYSPPAINAFIAGGIMAVLAAFDLYKTYIWAVLVNILVGAWVAVSPWLVGVVPDRPMSTSMLVVGIAAIVLGLWEMRTDPDLHQQWIGTTG, from the coding sequence ATGGCAATGCACCTCGCTACCCGGCGCTGGCAGGACCAGGGCATCCTGCTGCTGGGACTCTGGCTCTTCGTTTCGCCCTGGGCGATGGGCTATCCGAGCTATTCGCCCCCCGCAATCAATGCATTCATTGCCGGCGGCATCATGGCCGTTCTTGCCGCTTTCGATCTCTACAAGACCTATATCTGGGCAGTGCTGGTCAATATCCTCGTCGGTGCCTGGGTGGCGGTGTCGCCCTGGCTGGTCGGCGTGGTGCCCGACCGCCCGATGAGCACCAGCATGCTCGTTGTCGGCATCGCGGCCATCGTGCTCGGACTATGGGAAATGCGCACCGATCCCGACCTGCACCAGCAGTGGATCGGTACAACGGGCTGA
- a CDS encoding LysM peptidoglycan-binding domain-containing protein, with protein MKNFSTVMTRAAGAALVACVVAGPVQAADCAFKPNAPDQHVVVKRDTLWDISGKFLEHPWCWPQVWGMNRDEIRNPHWIYPGQIVYFDRKHGRLSLTKPGDDSGAPLQRLSPQVRSEGLEQAAIDTIPAGAIEPYLTQPLVVDKNALAGAPRIAASEESRVYLGDGDRVYVRGNLQGATDFQVFRPGGPLRDPQTRAVLAYEASYLGTVKLVKAAVPGVDVHTFIITSAKSEIGVGDRLVPTPPPSLRNYVPHAPQRQVDARVMSIYSGVTHAGQSQVVTVNRGSLDGLDVGSVLRLYHFGKTVADPERKGFMGFGRAKLKLPDEQYGNLFVFRVFDRVSYGLIMQVAAPVEVGDVAKSPE; from the coding sequence ATGAAAAATTTTAGCACAGTCATGACCCGCGCTGCAGGCGCGGCGCTCGTCGCGTGTGTCGTGGCGGGTCCTGTGCAGGCCGCCGATTGCGCCTTCAAGCCGAACGCGCCAGACCAGCACGTCGTCGTCAAGCGCGATACGCTGTGGGACATTTCGGGCAAATTCCTCGAGCATCCATGGTGCTGGCCCCAGGTCTGGGGCATGAACCGCGATGAAATCCGCAATCCGCACTGGATCTATCCGGGCCAGATCGTGTATTTCGACCGCAAGCATGGCCGCCTCTCGCTGACCAAGCCGGGCGACGATTCCGGCGCGCCGCTGCAGCGCCTGTCGCCGCAGGTGCGCAGCGAAGGCCTGGAGCAGGCGGCGATCGACACGATTCCCGCCGGCGCCATCGAGCCCTACCTGACCCAGCCGCTCGTGGTCGACAAGAACGCGCTGGCCGGCGCGCCGCGCATTGCCGCTTCCGAGGAAAGCCGTGTCTACCTCGGCGATGGCGACCGCGTCTATGTCCGCGGCAACCTGCAAGGCGCAACCGACTTCCAGGTATTCCGTCCGGGCGGTCCGCTGCGCGACCCGCAGACCCGCGCCGTGCTGGCCTACGAGGCGAGCTATCTCGGCACCGTCAAGCTGGTCAAGGCCGCAGTGCCGGGCGTGGACGTGCATACCTTTATCATCACCAGCGCAAAGAGCGAGATCGGCGTAGGCGACCGTCTGGTCCCGACGCCGCCGCCAAGCTTGCGCAACTATGTGCCGCATGCGCCGCAACGGCAGGTCGACGCGCGCGTGATGTCGATTTATTCGGGCGTGACCCATGCCGGACAGAGCCAGGTCGTCACTGTCAATCGGGGTTCGCTTGACGGACTCGATGTCGGCTCGGTGCTGCGTCTCTATCATTTCGGGAAGACGGTGGCCGACCCGGAGCGCAAGGGTTTCATGGGCTTCGGACGCGCCAAGTTGAAGCTTCCCGATGAACAGTACGGCAACCTGTTCGTCTTCCGTGTGTTCGACCGTGTTTCTTACGGCCTGATCATGCAAGTAGCGGCGCCGGTGGAAGTCGGCGACGTGGCCAAATCACCGGAGTAA
- a CDS encoding DUF494 family protein, which yields MFDILVYLYETYYRPEACPEPAALARKLSAVGFDDFEICEAIDWLTGLTEMAGEELADVTASTGMRYYVDEEYMELGSDAIGFIQFLESAKLLTPVQREIVIERALAVDESPVTLSKLKIIILMLMWTQNKEPDALIFDDLFGSDDEQIPRMLH from the coding sequence ATGTTCGACATCCTGGTCTACCTCTACGAGACGTACTATCGTCCCGAAGCCTGCCCCGAGCCGGCTGCCCTGGCACGCAAGCTCTCCGCCGTCGGCTTCGACGACTTCGAGATCTGCGAGGCCATCGATTGGCTCACGGGTCTTACTGAAATGGCCGGCGAAGAACTTGCCGACGTGACGGCCTCCACCGGCATGCGCTATTACGTGGACGAGGAATACATGGAGCTTGGCAGCGATGCAATCGGCTTCATCCAGTTCCTTGAAAGCGCCAAACTGCTCACGCCGGTGCAGCGCGAAATCGTCATCGAACGCGCGCTGGCCGTGGACGAATCGCCCGTCACGCTGAGCAAACTCAAAATCATCATCCTCATGCTCATGTGGACCCAGAACAAGGAACCGGACGCCCTGATCTTCGACGACCTGTTCGGGTCGGACGACGAGCAGATCCCACGGATGCTGCACTGA